From the genome of Nicotiana tabacum cultivar K326 chromosome 17, ASM71507v2, whole genome shotgun sequence:
GTGAGAGTGAAGGTGAAGAAGTTGATGGAGGGTCTCCGATCGGAGTTCGGTGGGCCCCAGTTTGAACCTCACGTGACGGTCGTCGGAGCAATTCGGTTGACTGAGGCTGAGGCACTTGACAGGCTCAAGAAAGCTTGTGACACAGTGAAGCCTTATAGTGCTACAGTGGAGAAAGTTGATTGTGGCACTTTCTATTATCAGTGTGTTTACCTTTTGCTTCACCCTACCACTGAGGTAAAATTTTACAACTTCTTCATTGCTTTTCTTTTTTGGGGTTATTTTGCTATTCTTGGTAATTTCAATTATCTAGTTTTTGTTTTCAAAAGTTGAATTTAGGAAATGCAGTTGGTATAATTAGTTGGCTTGATGAGCAATGTTATGTTCTTTCAGCTTATGTAGTGGTAATTTGTTCAATGAGCAAATATTTGATGTAGAACATAGTCCATCCAGCAATTGTTGAATTTCTGACTAATGGAGCTTAAACAAAGAATAAAGCTAATGGCTGATTTTGCAATCAACAATGTGGACTGTTTAGTAAGATAAACCGCACGAAGATTAGTCTAGTGTGCTGAACTTCAATCTACTGCACAATATATGTTCTTAATTGTCTCCTCATATGGTTCGCAAGACCATATGAGGAGACAATCACCCATTCCACCAACCAATGTGGGACACTTAACAAGCTGAAAATGTTCTGGTCCCGTTCTTGCTTTCACCTATGTCAAACTGAGGAATAATTTCCTTTCACTTTCACGGTTTCATCCCTATCTTGCCGCCTCTTATTTTCTCTTGGTTTCTGTTCCATTTGCTTATTTCCAAGGAAAGCATAAGTTTGTGTATTCACAAATGTTACCTAAGTATAAGGAGACTCAAACATGAAGGTCTATTGAAACTTTTCCTCTAGCAGGGTCTAGAAATGCCAAAGTTTTACATTTTCAATACTTTCCATAGGAAATGAAGGCCAGGTGACAAAATTATCACTGTAGAATTTTTGTATTGGGAGCAACGCTTGGAAAGGCAGTTGAACATGCTTTGAGACTCATCCCAATGTGTAAGGGGCTCAACATTACTGAGTCAGTCATGTTGAGCAGAAGCCTCATGGGGCAAATGTCTCTATAAGTGAGGCTGGGCAATTGCCCTCTGCAAACTCGCTCCATACCTAAAAATGTCCTATACGCACATTACACCTTAGATTGTCTCTCTTGAACATTCCAAATAttgttctttttaatttttttaaattagttGGTATAACTTTAAATTGGCActggaaaaaataatatttttttccaaaatcaaAAATTGGTAACTTAATACATTGTTATGTACATTTATCATTACATCTAGATGCTTAATTTAATTCTGTACTCTTTTAGCTTTTAAACTTTATACATTACTTAAATAACTCGTGGCGCTTATGCCCCATAACTTGGGTAACATCCTACCCTTTGCACCTCCGCCTTCTAAAATACTGATTTGGAGCAAAAAAGGATGGAGATGGGGTAGGGTGGGGTTGGGGGTTGGGTATTCAGCAGCAGTCTTACCTCTTATGTTgtgtataaaaaataatttagttcAAGCAGTCTTATACTCTTATTCTTTACCACTTTTATGTACAATTTTGGTGCAATTGCTGAGATTGGTGACCTGAAATTTGTTGTTCCAGGTTGTGGAGGCTAGTGCTCACTGCTGCAGTCACTTTGGTTACAACAGAACAGGAAGTAAGATACACATTCTTTTGTCATTAGATTTGTGCCTCATTCAGTTTCTAGAGTTGTAGTCATGAAAAGTTTTTGCATCTTTCACGTAGGCTACTCATTATCTTTTTCTGAATGCCTTCTTAAATTATTGAACTTCCTGAGTAATAAAAATGGCTCACCCTGATTTCTATTTCCCTCTCCATTTTGCTCAACAGTCCTCTACTTCTGTGGCAAACCCCTTGAACCTCTCCTTCCCACCAGTGGCGAAGCCAAAAAAATTTCCAAGGGTGTTCAGActtgaaagaagtaaaaatatttcttaacacaggatgttcaatatatgttatatacatcTAAAATCTAATACTTTACTTATAAATACATTgtaattttttataatatttcgataaagggtggtcaattgaccaccctaAGCAAAAGGTGGCTTCACCCTTGCTTCCCACCTCATTCTCAAACTCCTCGTCGCCCTCACCATCATATCCCCTACGTCGTAGATGAAATTCTCATTTCGTTTTAAGATACTACCTCCGTTCCAGTTTTtatgaacttatttcctttttggtctgttccaaaaagaatgacccatttctaaatttggaaacaattttgcttaaacttacatttctacccttaatgagaagcttttataaccacacaaatactctgggtccttattgaattgtttaggaccacaaatttcaaaagtcttcattttttcttaaactccgtgcccagtcaaacaggttcacataaattggaacggagggagtagcaAAGATAAAGCTCATTGGGATATTGAACTCCACAAGCATGGTCACACTATATATTATAGACAAAATTGGTGACACATGTGGCTGAAACTTACGAGATGGTTTGGAATCCCTTGCCTGCTGTTAAGGGTCACAGCAGAGTTGTAGAATCACCGCtaatttcttttaagaaaatcccgAACATCTggttttttctcttattttggagggggggagggggactGGGCGGGTAACAGCGAGAACATGTAAAATGCTGTAACCATAATTCAAAATCATCAATGCTAGATATTGGAAGTAAAAAATGATGAATTTGTATGAATAATTTGAAAACGTGATCACATCATCAAGTACAAATTCAAACTGTCAGCACTTTGGTTGTTTAGCATGTGCTATCTTTATCGCATGTGACCAAATTTAGTACATGAATTCCCCAAACTTTGGTGCTTGGGCTCTGGAACTCGTGCCTTTTCTTGGCTGAAAAACGGGATAACATTTAGTTTACCATTTGTGTCTACTTACTCCTTAGTACCGATCTTTCAGGGTTCTAGCACATCAGTTTTGATTTTTGTAATAAAGGGATAAGTTACTCACTCTGGTCCTGCCCTCTCCTTTGATTTTATTTCAATGCTTCTTTTTGCCAAAGAGGATTATGTGGGTTAGTttttctgatgctcatattttaccttcATGCCCATGCCAGCTTATATGCCACATTTGAGCCTTCTCTACGGCGATTTAACTGATGAGGAAAAGAAGAAAGCTCAAGAAAAGGCTTATATCCTCGACGAGGGAATTTGCAGCTTGAGCTTCCCGATATCTCATCTTGCATTGTGTAAAACAGACACTGAAGACAAAAGCTGCAAATCATGGGAGAAAGTAGAGGAGTACAGTCTTCAACCCTAAGTAGCATGCTGAAGCAATAAAATGTCCTTGAGCAAAAAAACTCATCCTGTTTACTTTTACCTTACACCTTGAATTGCAGTTGCTAGGTTGAACTTTGTAATATATATACTACTCTTTTAATGTGCTAAAAATAAGAACTTTGGACTTCCCTTTACCTATATGTTTTCAAGGTTTCTTCATTGCTTAAAAACAAGCTTAAATTTTCTTAATTGCCAAACCAATCTGCTATTATCATCATGAAGTATATTGCCCTATTAGATGAGCACTTGCTAATTAGGATGATAATCAGTTGGTTTATTACTTCCTTTCGTACACATTGGTGTACAAATGCCTAACATGTTCATCTATGAATCTCGTTAcggaatagaaaaagaaaaaaatgctaATGCAGGAGCAAATACTAAACTCAAGAGTTGTGGCAAGGAAAGTCTTCGTCGGAAATTGACTCCCAACTTCTGGCCAGGAGGCTATTTTCGCACTTTTTTTTTGAAGGAGGGATAGTCAAAATGTGCTTGGCCCGTGAGCCCAACCCAACCCGCTACTTAGGTAGGGTTGGATTAGGATTATTTGAGCACATTTAAAATTGAGGCTTATCAGTCCGACCCAAGTCAGCCTGCTGGGCCTGGGCTTGGGCCtgggccaaaaattaattaactattaaatatttaatatttaaaaaagtaaaaattattaACTCTAATTCCCATTCCCCAACCCCAGATTGCTCATTTACCTTTCCATATCAACTAGAATTTAGATTTTTGACATGCATGAAATATgacaaaattaatttttcttttgcttaattaataACGAACTCGAAAAGTTTTAGGTGGCCAATAATAATCTTTTTCAAAGGAAAATATTActttaagtgggcgtttggacataagaattgtaaaattccaaaacaaaagtaaaaaaattttcaaatgaaaatggtatttgaaaattagaattgtgtttggacatgaatataattttgggttgtttttgaagttttgtgagtgatttgagtgaaatttttgaaaaacagctttttggagtttttcaaatttttaaaaaaattccaaaattcatcttcaagtgaaaattgaaaattttatggccaaacactgatttcgaaaaaagtaaaaaaaattaaaaaaaagtaaaaaatttattATGTCCAAACGGACTCTAAGTGGCCAATGATCAATTTGGATTACTTTAATATGTTATTAATATTTAAACTGCTCTGCAGTATAGAAAAAGATTAATTTTAAATACACAAAAAAAATTGACCACTAGCAGATTTCAggaattttaaatattttatggaCTATAATGATGAAATTAGCAAATGAtattaatcctaaattaaaaaatCTCAGTatataaacttattgaaataatccCTGAATCTgaggaaaatgaaatattaagaaaatattcaTATAACTTTAAAAAAGAAGAACTAGAGATATAGAaaatttgcatttcaattacgaGATTCCTCATCAACTATCAAGCTTTTTGTATGCTTTAAGCAAACAGAAGTTGTTTACATGATTAATCGACTTTGTcacgaaaaaatatttaagaatttaaagaAATTCTTTTTTCTAAAAACATTGAAGGGTCGGGCCGCCCTAGCCCGCGGCTCTCTTAGGGCTGGATTGGACTGGCCATTTTAACACACATTTATATGGCGGGCCGGGTCGGCCTAGCCCACCAAATTTAAAAGCCCACAAATCTTGGGCTGGACTGACCCATTTTGATAGCTCAAGACATATACAGCGACTCTGAAATAGCCTGTTTGCTTAAATCTCACAATAGATACTTGGGATGGGCCTAGCTCAATTAGGCTAGATTATCATTGTTGGCAAATGCTTCCATTTCAGTTATAGAACAGACAAGATGAAGCTACAAAGACTTTTTTACATGGGAAGTTACACCGTATACCCCCTTTAAAGAATTCTTAACACACTATACTTCAATAATAAAATTAGAGCTATTATCACTTATAGCCATCCTGTAAAAACTAATGATAATCGGTAGTCACAAAATAAACCATACAATTAATAGCCCAAAACTAATTGGAAGGGCTAGCAACTGAAATAAGAAAACCAGCGTCCCcctaatatttttgtaatttgaaCTCCCTTTTGCATTTGGGAACCTTAGTTTTTTATTCAACTCCATTTAAGTCCATAAAACAATTCCTTTtaggttttagaattttttttgtttgtttgttatgacacaaggaaaaattattttttttttaatttcaaacaGTTCACCTCCTTTTtatgtttaggattttttttgGCTAAATTTTGAGCATTTTCACCTCTGCAACCACCAAACTTCTTCCTAttacatataaattttaatattttttatattttattaagaACCTAAAAAATTTATTAATCTAATCTAAAAAATATGATATTGTATAAGCAAAAATACTCGTgatataagaaaaaaaagaatgtgATGTATATGTTATacacacaatatatatattttacactAGTATAAAGTGTATATACACTTTTTATATATCGTAAAATAATATATACACTTCTTATGCATTGTAGAATAATATATACACTTTTTATACATCGtagaacaatatatatatactttttataagAAATATATATACTTTGGATACACTAAAACGCTTAGGATACACTAAAGATACATTAGAATTTAGGGGTACATTGAAAAATATAGGATAaactttatatacaaaatttatacaatgtaATAGTGTATATacaatttcatctctttttttttgctCACCAAAGAAATTCTTGTAGTTGAAATTGTATAATcagcgtatatatgtatattgtatAATCAGTATATATTGTATAAAAACTCAAAGTGTATATAGATACATAGATATTACATAAAAGATACACAAAATACACATTTATTGTATATGAGATACACTAATTATACATCTCATATTCAAAAActagcagaagaagaagaagcaacaaccATCTCCACAAATACATTTCACCTTTTACTTCTTCCTAGGAAATGCACATAAATTTATCCAAAAGAATCATGAAGCCCAACCTCTAAAACGGCTCTCAAAATACCAACAACCCACCATCAACATTTATATTGTATAAAtagtgtatataaattgtataatagTACATATACACCTATtatacaacatatatacatttgtAAGGTCGCTGCAAAAAAGTCATAGCCGAAAAGGAAAGCGAAAGGTAAGGTCCCTAGAGTCTTTATCTGATTGCAACCATGGCCGATAGATATCACTAGCCAAGTATTTGCTATAATTCCTTACAGATCTAGAATTGCATGATTGTTATAGAAGAGGAAGGAAGCAACACAgaagataataaaaatataatcgGTTAGAGGTAGTGGTGGAGATGTTTTaggcaaaaaaaattatttctataAATTTTCTATTCGCAAGGGATGGTTGTTGGTCGATTTGATTTTGGGGTTGAGATTTGAGTGTGTGTTGAGAGGGAGATGAAGATTTACTTATAAAAATATGGTGAATCGGTGATAGTGAGATCAATGGTGGAGATAAGCTAGAGTAGTAGTGTGAGAACGACGGTAGAGATAAACTGGATTGGTGGTGATTATATTGATGATGGAAGTGGGAGGAGAATAACAAACAACTGGAGGAATAGGAAATAAGAATGAATTGGGAAGAAAAGTGCATTGGGAATTGTGGCTACAACTTGCAAAAGAATTGGGCCTAAAGGTCATTTCGGGTCAAAGATGAAAACATGGGCTATTAAAATGTTTGGACGGCCATACAACGTCATTTACTCATAAAATTACATGTAGTACACATCGATTAATTACCCCACATACCTATTTAGTTAAAGGACAATAACTACCTAATAAATATGTCCCCTAAGTTAAAGAAAGTTATATACACAAAGAAAATCTACTCAAAATCTTATTCCATCCGtttcaaacttggacgaaaattaaaaattatccattaaacaatttttttttactctGGGAACCTTTGTCGTTATAGAAATTCATCTTTCTCTATACAATTAAAAAGAATACAGTAAAGTAATCATTGTATACcaatattgtatttcaaattagaatattgtggtatgtttggtttgaatactatattccaaattagaatattatggtatatttgatttgaatactatattccaaattagaatattatggtatatttgattTGAATACTATACTACCAATTAGAATATTGAGATATGTTTGATtttgaatattgtattttttattaGAATATTATAGTGTGATGGTTTTAATACTATATTCTTCATTAATCAATTGTAATTTAGTATATTTAGTTTGGATAATGTATCGCACACTAAAATATTTTAGTATGTTTGGCttgaatattgtattccaaattagaatagtGCGGCGTGTTTGATTTGAATATTATAATTGTAATTAGAATATTGTGGTGTATTGATTTGAACAGTATGTTCTACTATTTCTGTAGTTTAGATATTGTAtcccaaattaaaatatttttaccttattttaacttttcttttgattacatagatgtaagagaaaaacacaaaaaaatgaaatACTTCATCTAAAAAATAAATGGTAAAGAGGTATTGTCTTGTACAAAATAAATACTCGATTTTCATATCCTTCCTCATTCTGCACCCACATGCCATAGGAAAGAATAGAGAGGGTTGTTTATTTGGAACAAGAAATCATTCGGGTTCAGATTAGGTGAAAATGTATAATCCTAAATTCCTTGGGATGATGGAGTGTTTTAAAAGATTTATCAAGTTTGAGTGAGAGATAATCTAATCTCTTAAAAGGTGGAATTTGTTTAATTGCATATAATGATATTAAAGATGTAAAAAGTAAATAAGGTTTTATAAAGTAGATATAGaatgtaaaataaatattttaaatatatattgaGTTAACTGGTGTTTTCAATAGGTATACCACGTGAACTTCCCTTTTTACATTTCCCAAGAACATTTTAGATTCTCCAACATTTAACATCTAAAATTTTATTCAAGGAATATTTAACCATTTCCCGCTTACTAGTGGTACATGGAACAGCGAGAGTATGCTGTAACATATGAAGTCGTTTTATTTTATTCACTGTAGCTAAAAGACGTAAAGTTCCTTTGTTTATTAGTATTAgaacaaaaaaaagtaaaaataggtttGAAAATTGTTGGTGTTCATATACTTATGTGGGCTAAAGAGGAAAGTTGTGCGGCCGTTGTACAATTTTTCTTAAATAAGGAAAATGGACAAAGGAATAGCCTTTTGCCAGCTTATTTTCCACAACGTTAGAAACTTTTAGAGTACCTAACAAACAGCCAACACAGAATTCTTACTAGGCGATTCACATTATGTATTGGCGGCTACTCTTTacctaatttttttattttactatttaagagaaaaccttaATAAAACTTTTAGGAAATTGAAATGTAatattgtttatttgtttgttattaatttttttaatcaatttagAGGAAAAGATATTTTTATTATACACATTCTTGTTACGAAAATAGTACTCCTCTTTTAGTGAAAGAAACATGTGCAATAAGATAGACTTAGAAAAAACGTTTTCCATGAAAAAACAAAACAATTTTCCCCCTTAAAGAACTACTAAGTACTACTTTAGAAGGTATATAAGTTGATGGACGGTGGCGGTGGGTAAAGggtaattaaatcaacaaaaaaaaaagttcttAATTTGCAACTTGTACAACTGCTTATGAACATGTAAAGAATTGTGGATAATATCGAGAACTTTTCAGCTTATAGACATGTTACTATTCTTCTGGTTACGACTTACCATATGGATGATCATTGGCTAGTCATACAAATATTTCGTGAATATTATATTCTCTTTTATACTTTTACTTTAATGAacaacttgaactttattcaacCTAGCCGCCTAGAACAAGtgggtgtgtatatatatatataccttcaacaagcttttttgttgaaaatttcaaaattttacaagtgcCTGTATAAGAACAAGGCCCCGTACAATAAGAAAATAGTTAGTGTTTACAAAAATACTACACAGAAAATATTGTGTTTCATACTGAAAGTAAACATTGTGCTATTTTTCGTTTCTTTGATGGTTAACAAGTAAGAAACTTGTTGAGAAGATGGTCTCAAAGTTCAAAGTTGGTGATTAGAATTCGCCAGCCATTAGAGCATGTGGGGTGTGGAATAAATCATTAATGGCACATTCATTTGGGCTGCGAATGAGTTGGAAAATAGGTAGATATAAGTTGCACAAAAGTCAGACTTTGTTATTGacctactcaaacttcaaagcttcAAAATCACGTATTTTCTGGTCGATATATGGACGACTTTGGAGTTTTAACACCTCCAACTCCAATTGATTTTAAATATTAAGTTAAAGTTTTGTACACCACTAACATTGAGTTGTTGGGCTCATGCCCAAGTTGTCCACGGAGAAATTAAAAATTAGTCAAATTTACaaatggtaattaaaaaatagccacagtttcaaaagtaatcgaaatttagtcactttttatgtaaagataaatctgaacgaaagcactgttcaaaatccggaaaatattccagcacaatatactggagttccagtataatatacgatccagcataatatgctggaagttcatacacaactgctccaatctccagtatattattctggaacttttcgcgtgttggaattccagcataatatgctggaagttcatatacatgtgcaccaatctccagtataatatgctagactggtccgtgttgcagcaaaatagtggctatttttcaatgactttgcaaacgttggctatttttcaattaccagtccgaaaactggctagtccATGCTATTTTTACGGTTGTCCAGCCAAAGGCCCAATGTCCTAATCCTATTATCTTTTGGTTTTCATTCCTATTCGAAATTGGATTTGACTTTTATTCCTATTTAGAGTTagttttggctttaagagaaagaACCACTCATTACCTATAAATAGGATAATCTTAGAGAATTGTTTATGCTCATTGGTATAAGTCTTTGAAAGGCTTAAGCACTCAAGAGTGATTTTTGGGAGAGCTTTCATccagagagaagagagaagaaagatatttattttacTGCAGATTTTTATTCCGACCAGCCAACTTTAAATCATGTTGTCTGATTCGTTGACCGTTGGATCGGGTTGAAATTTTGACTGAGTGTTCGTAACATCTTGATCTTTGATTTGCACAGTGGAGATCGGATTTAAAGGTCCGTAGCATATGATTTTGAGCGCCGAACAGAAGCTCTAGTTTTGTGGCTTCTCCTCTTTCTCAATTGATTTGTTGTTGctcttgttgttattgttgctccGTATTTTACACTTGTTGTGTAGCCAATTTAGAGAacttttgtaaccctcttattgttatagtggatctttttggatctttgtgatcccaTGGTTGTTAActtcgatttgaagggtttttcacgttaaaatttggtgttctttatcttctttattttcgggtttgcctcttcctcgatataacaatggtatcagagccttggttATTTATCCAGATTTTTTATGGAATGGAGGCGAATATGAGCAAGATGGTATGTTTAAATGAGAGCAATTATAATGTttggagaagcaagatgaaagacTTGTTGTTAGTGAAGAAGATGCATCTACCCATTTTTGCAGCTCATAAACCCGAGAGTATATCTGATGAAGATTTAGATTTTGAGCACCAACAAGTATGTGGATATATACGACAATGGGTTGAAGATAATGTTCGCAACCATATTGTGAACGAGACACATGCAAGATCATTGTGGGAAAAGTGAGAGACTCTTTATGCTTCAAAAGTTGGGAATAACAAGTTATTCCTGCTAAAGCAATTGATGGACTTTAAATATAAGGAGGGAAGCCCTATTCTTGATCACATAAATGATTTTCAGGGCGTCCTTGATCAGCTGTCTGGAATGGgagttaattttgatgatgagatacaaggaCTTTGGCTTCTTAGTACTCGGTCAGACTCTtgggaaactcttcgtgtttctttgacaaattCAGCTCCTGGAGGTAAAGGTAGCCATGGAATATGCCAAGAGTGATATTTTGAACGAGGAAGTAAGGAGAAAATATCAAGGTTCGTCCTCACAAGCAAATATCTTGGTTACAGAAGATCGGAGGAGAGATAGAACAAGAGGTTCGAGGAATAGAGGTAAAAGAAGAAGTAAGTCAAGGTCCAAATACCATAATATTACATGCAACCACTGTGGCAAGAAAGGACATATCAAAAGATTTTGCCACAAGTTGAAGCAAGACATTAGCTAAGGAAAGAAAGTTGAAAATAACGAGCACAATGTTGTTGCTATTGCTCGAGATGAccttctttttgcttatgatgaaaacgtcatcaatttggtatcccatgagacgagctggatagtagattctggagctacctcacatgtcacaccaagaaaagacgttttctcatcttatacttatgttgattctggagtgttaaatATGGGAAATGCTAGTGAAGTTAAGGTGTTTGGTAGTTTGTTTAaaaactaataatggttcaatgTTAGTACTTCAATATGTCAAACATGCTCCAGATTTTCCTTTGAATTTGCTCTCCACGGGAAGATTAGATGATGAAGGTTACCATAATGCCTTCTTTAATGGCCAATGGAAGCTCACCAAGGTCTCATTATTAGTGGCTCGAGAAGTCAAGTCTTCTCATTTATATGTGACACATGGCTCTATTCTTAATAACTCCATAAATTTGGTGGAAAGTGATACTTTAACAGAATTGTGGCACAGAAGATTGAGTCATATGAGCGAGAGGAGGATTACGTGTTTAGCTAAGAAGATTTTGCTTTCTGGGGTGAAACAAGCAAAGCTGGAAATATGTATCTATTGTTTAGCTGGAAAATAGAAAAGGGTTTCCTTTCATAGCCATCCCCCTTCAAGAAAGCCCGGATTATTGGAGTTAGTacactctgatttgtgtggtccttttaaagtaaaaaaaggtggtgcactttactttgtgaccttcattgatgatcacTCTCGTCATCTCTGGGTGTATCCTTTGAAATCTAATGATCAAGCACTTGGCGTGTTTAAGGAATTTCAGGCCTTAGCTGAGAGAGAAACTGGGgaaaaattaaaatgtattcGCACTGATaatggtggtgaatattgtggtcCCTTTGATAACTATTGCAAGGAATAAGGATTCGTCATCAGAAAACTCCGCCCAAGACGCCTCAATTGAATGGTTTGGCAGAGAGGATGAATATAACTCTAGTTGAGAGAGTTAGATGTTTGCTTTCAGAAgctaaacttccaaatacattttGGGCAGAAACACTTAACATTGTTGCCTATGTTATTAATATGTCTCCTGCTGTTACTTTGGATGGTGATGTCCCAGACAAATTTTGGTTTGCCAAAGATGTTTCTTATGATCACATGAGAGTTTTTGGGTGTAAAGCTTATGTGCATGTTCCTAAGGATGAAAGAACGAAACTGGATGTCAAAACTAAGCAGTGCATTTTTATCGGTTATGGTCAAGATGAGTTTGGGTATCGTTTTTATGATCCACTTGACAATAAACTTATTAGAAGTCGTGATGTAATATTCTTTGAAGACCAGACTATTGAATATATTGATAAAGCTGAGAAGATAGATTCTCAGAGTAATGAGAGCTTAGTTGATATTAATCCAGTTTCTATTGCGAAGGCACTTATTGCACATGAAGGAACCCAAGACAATATGAAGATAGTGATCAAGATCAAAATTATCATCATGGTATAgatgttatggatgctccagttgATGAATTTGTGGTTGATCAACAACCAATTCCTGCTCATATAACTACTTCGAATGCTCCTGAAACCTCTCTTAGAAGATCTACAAGGGAGAAGCAAAAATCCATGCGCTATTCTCCTGATGAGTATATACTTTTGACTGACATGGAAGAACCTGAGAGATATGATGAATCCATGTAAGATACTCACAAATATCAATGGATAGAAGCCATGGAAGATGAGATGAAGTCACTCCATGAGAATGGCACATATGAGCTAGTGAAATTGCCGAAAGGTAAGAGAGCTTTATCTAACAAATGGATATTCAGAATAAAGCAAGATAATCATACCTCTGCACCTAGGTACAAGCGAGGTTGGTTGt
Proteins encoded in this window:
- the LOC107808778 gene encoding cyclic phosphodiesterase; translation: MEAVTTVMQQVQVSEAVLEKHVYSVWALPPEDVRVKVKKLMEGLRSEFGGPQFEPHVTVVGAIRLTEAEALDRLKKACDTVKPYSATVEKVDCGTFYYQCVYLLLHPTTEVVEASAHCCSHFGYNRTGTYMPHLSLLYGDLTDEEKKKAQEKAYILDEGICSLSFPISHLALCKTDTEDKSCKSWEKVEEYSLQP